The sequence CGTAGGTTATAAGGGTCCCGGGACCATCTTGAAATGATGATAAAACTCTCAATGCCACGTTATATTTACCGGCAAATTCAACTGATCTGATTTGAAGCACTTTAGAGCCAAGACTGGCCATTTCCAGCATTTCCTCAAACGTAATTTTATCCAATCGACGGGCATTGGGCACCACCCTGGGATCTGTTGTGTAAACTCCGTCAACATCGGTATAAATATGACATTCATCCGCTTTAAGTGCTGCCGCCAGCGCAACCGCGGTTGTGTCAGAACCGCCGCGTCCTAATGTGGTGATATTGTCGTCTTCGTCGACACCTTGAAAGCCAGCGACCACAACTACCCGACCAGAATCGAGATCTTTACGCATCCGCGCATCATCAATTTTACGAATTCTAGCTTTGGTGAAACTGCTGTCGGTTAAAATCTTTACCTGACTTCCGGTATATGAGCAAGCCGGACACCCCAGATCGTGCAGCGCCATGCTTAATAAGGACATCGTTACTTGTTCGCCAGTCGAGACCAGAACATCCAATTCCCGAGAACTGGGTGACTGCTGTATGTCTTTGGCTAAACCGATCAGTCGATTAGTTTCTCCGCTCATTGCCGAGACGACCACGACCAATTGGTGGCCTTGATCATGTACTTTTTTAACGCGTTCAGCGACCGCTTTGATTCGCTCAACCGAACCGACAGACGTACCGCCAAATTTGTAGACGTATAATGCCATTCTTGTTTTATCCCTGGTTTAAGAACTTAACTGTTGTTCAACCCATTTCGGAATGGCACTTAATGCCTCATCCAAATGTGTGGGGTCATTCCCGCCTGCCTGAGCCATATCGGGACGACCGCCCCCTTTGCCGCCTACTTTGGAAGCGACTTGATTGACCAGATCTCCGGCTTTGATACGTGACGTTTGATCTGATGATACACCGGCAATCAGACTGACTTTACCATCAGCAACAGTCGCAAGCACTACTGCAGAGGAGCCTAATTTATTGCGCAACTGATCGACCATCTCTCGCATGGACTTAGGATCAATGCCATCCAAACGCACTGCCAATACTTTTACACCCTGGATATCGATGGCTTGCGACGATAGTTCAGTCCCAGCAGAGCTGGCTAGTTTTGACTTGAGCTTTTCAAGCTCTTTTTCCAGCTGCTTGTGTTTTTCAACCAGCTGCTCCACTTTTTCGTAGGCCTTATCTTGTGGTGTCTTCATCAAGCTGGCGATCAGCGATAAAGTTTTCTCTCTGGAGTCCAGCCAATCCATTGCAGCTTTTCCGGTAACCGCCTCAATCCGTCTTATTCCCGCAGCCACCCCGGTTTCGCTGACAATCTTGAACAAACCAATATCGCCCGAACGATTAACATGAGTACCGCCACACAACTCGACCGAAAAATCGCCAATTTTCAAAACCCTTACTTCATCGCCGTATTTTTCGCCGAATAACGCCATTGCACCTTCCTGCATGGCTGATTCCTTGTCCATCACTTCAGCAACTACCGGATCATTCAAGCGTATATGGTCATTAACCAGCTGTTCAATCGTGTTTAACTCACTCTCAGTAACAGGCTCAAAATGTGCGAAGTCAAAACGAAGCCGTTCGGAATTAACCAAAGAACCTTTTTGGACAACGTGTTCACCTAAAGTTTTTCGCAGAGCCGCATGCAGTAAATGGGTAGCCGAATGATTGAGTTCCGTGGCCTTGCGATTATTCATATCGACTTTAGCAAGGCAGGTTTGATTTAAACTCAAGCTACCGGCTATGACGATGCCTCTATGAAGAAACTGATCGCCAGCCTGCTTTTGGGTCGCATCAACGCGAAAAACTGAAGCATTAACTTCCAGCAATCCGCAATCACCCGCCTGCCCTCCCGACTCTCCGTAAAAAGGCGTTTTATCAAGCACCACAATACCCTCTTCTCCTTCATTAAGAGACTCAACTGCTTGTCCTGACTTGAACAATCCGACGATTTTCGCCTGATCTTCAAGGAGATGATAACCGGTAAACTCGGTAGCCCCTTCGATAGCGATTGCGTTTTTATAATCCGTACCAAAATTGCTGGCGGCTCTTGCCCTGTCACGTTGGGCCGCCATTTCGGTTTCAAACCCGGCATGATCAACGGTTAAATGATTCTCTCGCGCAAAATCAGCGGTCAAATCAACAGGAAAACCGTAGGTATCGTAAAGTTGAAAAACCACTTCGCCGGGTATCGTAGCTCCCTCTAACTTGGCAACGCAGGCTTCAAGAATTTTCATGCCTTGCTCAAGCGTTTCAGCAAAACGCTCTTCTTCTTTTTTTAGAACGCGCTCAACTTGTTCTCGAGCATGAACCAGTTCCGGGTAGGCATCGCCCATCACATCAGCCAACGGTGCGACCAGTTTGTAAAAGAAAACATCCCGGATACCCAGGCGGTAACCATGGCGAATGGCTCGTCTTATGATACGGCGCAGCACATAACCCCGCCCTTCATTCGATGGCATCACTCCGTCAGTCACCAGAAATGCGCACGAGCGGATATGATCGGCTATGACACGTAACGAGCTGTTAGTCACATCGTTGGTCCCGGCCAAGCGGGCTGCTGCCTGGAGTAACTGCTGAAACAAATCAATTTCATAGTTACTGTGAACGTGCTGCATCACTGCCGATATGCGCTCTAACCCCATTCCGGTATCTACCGAAGGTTTAGGCAAAGGGTGAAGCTGACCGTATTTATCGCGATCATATTGCATGAATACGAGATTCCAAATCTCGATATACCGATCGCCTTCTTCATCAGGTGACCCCGGAGGACCGCCCGGAATACCTTCACCATGATCATAAAATATTTCACTGCAGGGACCACAAGGACCCACATCACCCATCGCCCAGAAATTATCTTTTGCGCCTATCCTGGAAAATCGTTCAGGATCGATACCTATGTCTTGCAGCCAGATCTTTTCAGCTTCTGGATCTTCCTCGAAAACCGTTATCCAGAGTTTTGAAGCCGGAATGCTCAGCTCTTGGGTTAAAAACTCCCAGGCTAGCTTAATTGCGTCTTCTTTGAAGTAGTCGCCAAAGCTGAAGTTACCCAACATTTCAAAGAAAGTGTGGTGACGGGCCGTATAGCCGACATTTTCCAAATCGTTATGTTTACCACCCGCACGGACACAACGCTGACTGGTGACGGCACGGGTGTAGTCACGGTGTTCGCGTCCTAAAAATACATCCTTGAACTGCACCATACCGGCATTGGTAAAAAGCAGTGTGGGATCGTTACCGGGAACCAAAGAACTGGAAGGTTGAACGGAGTGTCCGCGATTCTGAAAGAAACTCAAAAAGGCAGAGCGCAATTCGGCGCTGGTCATATTTTTCATCATGATAGTGTTTACAAGTCTTGGAACTTATTCAAATCGTATGTTTAATGTTTTAAACAAGGCGCTGACCATGGAACCGGTAAAACCTCGTTGTTGCAAGAAACGGCTGCGTTTAGCCCACTCATTAGGGGTTATAACGGTCTCTTGTGAAAACTTTTTCTCATAAACCTTGGCTAAAACATCCATCCAACTGTCTGCCGTTTCATCAAGCACAGAATCCATGTCAAAATCATCAATACCCGCCTGATTTAACTCATACTCAATTCGCTTGGGCCCATAACCTTTTAAAATGCGCTGCCGAGTAAAACTCTCTGCATAACGTTGTTCATTCAGGTAGTTATCGGCAAGCAATTGCGCAAGCACTTCATTGATCAATGAAAGTTCGAATCCTTTGAATTTCA comes from Methylicorpusculum oleiharenae and encodes:
- a CDS encoding regulatory protein RecX, with amino-acid sequence MDSKKRIKAICLQLLARRDHSVLELIRKLKFKGFELSLINEVLAQLLADNYLNEQRYAESFTRQRILKGYGPKRIEYELNQAGIDDFDMDSVLDETADSWMDVLAKVYEKKFSQETVITPNEWAKRSRFLQQRGFTGSMVSALFKTLNIRFE
- a CDS encoding aspartate kinase is translated as MALYVYKFGGTSVGSVERIKAVAERVKKVHDQGHQLVVVVSAMSGETNRLIGLAKDIQQSPSSRELDVLVSTGEQVTMSLLSMALHDLGCPACSYTGSQVKILTDSSFTKARIRKIDDARMRKDLDSGRVVVVAGFQGVDEDDNITTLGRGGSDTTAVALAAALKADECHIYTDVDGVYTTDPRVVPNARRLDKITFEEMLEMASLGSKVLQIRSVEFAGKYNVALRVLSSFQDGPGTLITYEEDQMEQALISGIAFNRDEAKLTITGVPDLPGVAFKILGPIADANIEIDMIIQNIAGDLTTDFTFTVNRNDYPKAKEILDSICSELNAKAVTGDDKIVKISIVGVGMRSHAGIASTMFKTLAQENINIRMISTSEIKISVVVDEKYLELAVRALHEAFDLAHKPQES
- the alaS gene encoding alanine--tRNA ligase codes for the protein MKNMTSAELRSAFLSFFQNRGHSVQPSSSLVPGNDPTLLFTNAGMVQFKDVFLGREHRDYTRAVTSQRCVRAGGKHNDLENVGYTARHHTFFEMLGNFSFGDYFKEDAIKLAWEFLTQELSIPASKLWITVFEEDPEAEKIWLQDIGIDPERFSRIGAKDNFWAMGDVGPCGPCSEIFYDHGEGIPGGPPGSPDEEGDRYIEIWNLVFMQYDRDKYGQLHPLPKPSVDTGMGLERISAVMQHVHSNYEIDLFQQLLQAAARLAGTNDVTNSSLRVIADHIRSCAFLVTDGVMPSNEGRGYVLRRIIRRAIRHGYRLGIRDVFFYKLVAPLADVMGDAYPELVHAREQVERVLKKEEERFAETLEQGMKILEACVAKLEGATIPGEVVFQLYDTYGFPVDLTADFARENHLTVDHAGFETEMAAQRDRARAASNFGTDYKNAIAIEGATEFTGYHLLEDQAKIVGLFKSGQAVESLNEGEEGIVVLDKTPFYGESGGQAGDCGLLEVNASVFRVDATQKQAGDQFLHRGIVIAGSLSLNQTCLAKVDMNNRKATELNHSATHLLHAALRKTLGEHVVQKGSLVNSERLRFDFAHFEPVTESELNTIEQLVNDHIRLNDPVVAEVMDKESAMQEGAMALFGEKYGDEVRVLKIGDFSVELCGGTHVNRSGDIGLFKIVSETGVAAGIRRIEAVTGKAAMDWLDSREKTLSLIASLMKTPQDKAYEKVEQLVEKHKQLEKELEKLKSKLASSAGTELSSQAIDIQGVKVLAVRLDGIDPKSMREMVDQLRNKLGSSAVVLATVADGKVSLIAGVSSDQTSRIKAGDLVNQVASKVGGKGGGRPDMAQAGGNDPTHLDEALSAIPKWVEQQLSS